The Macaca fascicularis isolate 582-1 chromosome 11, T2T-MFA8v1.1 genome includes a region encoding these proteins:
- the KITLG gene encoding kit ligand isoform X2, with translation MKKTQTWILTCIYLQLLLFNPLVKTEGICRNRVTNNVKDVTKLVANLPKDYMITLKYVPGMDVLPSHCWISEMVVQLSDSLTDLLDKFSNISEGLSNYSIIDKLVNIVDDLVECVKENSSKDLKKSFKSPEPRLFTPEEFFRIFNRSIDAFKDFAVASETSDCVVSSTLSPEKGKAKNPTGDSSLHWAAMALPAFFSLIIGFAFGALYWKKRQPSLTRAVENIQINEDDNEISMLQEKEREFQEV, from the exons aCTTGGATTCTCACTTGCATTTATCTCCAACTGCTCCTATTTAATCCTCTCGTCAAAACTGAAGGGATCTGCAGGAATCGTGTGACTAATAATGTAAAAGACGTCACTAAATTG GTGGCAAATCTTCCGAAAGACTATATGATAACCCTCAAATATGTCCCCGGGATGGATGTTTTG CCAAGTCATTGTTGGATAAGCGAGATGGTAGTACAATTGTCAGACAGCTTGACTGATCTTCTGGacaagttttcaaatatttctgaagGCTTGAGTAATTATTCCATCATAGACAAACTTGTCAATATAGTGGATGACCTTGTGGAGTGCGTGAAAGAAAACTCATCTAAG gatctaaaaaaatcattcaagagCCCAGAACCCAGGCTCTTTACTCCTGAAGaattctttagaatttttaataGATCCATTGATGCCTTCAAGGACTTTGCGGTGGCATCTGAAACTAGTGATTGTGTGGTTTCTTCGACATTAAGTCCTGAGAAAG GGAAGGCCAAAAATCCCACTGGAGACTCCAGCCTACACTGGGCAGCCATGGCATTGCCAGCATTCTTTTCTCTTATAATTGGCTTTGCTTTTGGAGCCTTATACTGGAAG aaGAGACAGCCAAGTCTTACAAGGGCAgttgaaaatatacaaattaatgaAGACGATAATGAGATAAG tatgttgcaagagaaagagagagagtttcaAGAAGTGTAA
- the KITLG gene encoding kit ligand isoform X3 translates to MKKTQVANLPKDYMITLKYVPGMDVLPSHCWISEMVVQLSDSLTDLLDKFSNISEGLSNYSIIDKLVNIVDDLVECVKENSSKDLKKSFKSPEPRLFTPEEFFRIFNRSIDAFKDFAVASETSDCVVSSTLSPEKDSRVSVTKPFMLPPVAASSLRNDSSSSNRKAKNPTGDSSLHWAAMALPAFFSLIIGFAFGALYWKKRQPSLTRAVENIQINEDDNEISMLQEKEREFQEV, encoded by the exons GTGGCAAATCTTCCGAAAGACTATATGATAACCCTCAAATATGTCCCCGGGATGGATGTTTTG CCAAGTCATTGTTGGATAAGCGAGATGGTAGTACAATTGTCAGACAGCTTGACTGATCTTCTGGacaagttttcaaatatttctgaagGCTTGAGTAATTATTCCATCATAGACAAACTTGTCAATATAGTGGATGACCTTGTGGAGTGCGTGAAAGAAAACTCATCTAAG gatctaaaaaaatcattcaagagCCCAGAACCCAGGCTCTTTACTCCTGAAGaattctttagaatttttaataGATCCATTGATGCCTTCAAGGACTTTGCGGTGGCATCTGAAACTAGTGATTGTGTGGTTTCTTCGACATTAAGTCCTGAGAAAG ATTCCAGAGTCAGTGTCACAAAACCATTTATGTTACCCCCTGTTGCAGCCAGCTCCCTTAGGAATGACAGCAGTAGCAGTAATA GGAAGGCCAAAAATCCCACTGGAGACTCCAGCCTACACTGGGCAGCCATGGCATTGCCAGCATTCTTTTCTCTTATAATTGGCTTTGCTTTTGGAGCCTTATACTGGAAG aaGAGACAGCCAAGTCTTACAAGGGCAgttgaaaatatacaaattaatgaAGACGATAATGAGATAAG tatgttgcaagagaaagagagagagtttcaAGAAGTGTAA
- the KITLG gene encoding kit ligand isoform X1, which yields MKKTQTWILTCIYLQLLLFNPLVKTEGICRNRVTNNVKDVTKLVANLPKDYMITLKYVPGMDVLPSHCWISEMVVQLSDSLTDLLDKFSNISEGLSNYSIIDKLVNIVDDLVECVKENSSKDLKKSFKSPEPRLFTPEEFFRIFNRSIDAFKDFAVASETSDCVVSSTLSPEKDSRVSVTKPFMLPPVAASSLRNDSSSSNRKAKNPTGDSSLHWAAMALPAFFSLIIGFAFGALYWKKRQPSLTRAVENIQINEDDNEISMLQEKEREFQEV from the exons aCTTGGATTCTCACTTGCATTTATCTCCAACTGCTCCTATTTAATCCTCTCGTCAAAACTGAAGGGATCTGCAGGAATCGTGTGACTAATAATGTAAAAGACGTCACTAAATTG GTGGCAAATCTTCCGAAAGACTATATGATAACCCTCAAATATGTCCCCGGGATGGATGTTTTG CCAAGTCATTGTTGGATAAGCGAGATGGTAGTACAATTGTCAGACAGCTTGACTGATCTTCTGGacaagttttcaaatatttctgaagGCTTGAGTAATTATTCCATCATAGACAAACTTGTCAATATAGTGGATGACCTTGTGGAGTGCGTGAAAGAAAACTCATCTAAG gatctaaaaaaatcattcaagagCCCAGAACCCAGGCTCTTTACTCCTGAAGaattctttagaatttttaataGATCCATTGATGCCTTCAAGGACTTTGCGGTGGCATCTGAAACTAGTGATTGTGTGGTTTCTTCGACATTAAGTCCTGAGAAAG ATTCCAGAGTCAGTGTCACAAAACCATTTATGTTACCCCCTGTTGCAGCCAGCTCCCTTAGGAATGACAGCAGTAGCAGTAATA GGAAGGCCAAAAATCCCACTGGAGACTCCAGCCTACACTGGGCAGCCATGGCATTGCCAGCATTCTTTTCTCTTATAATTGGCTTTGCTTTTGGAGCCTTATACTGGAAG aaGAGACAGCCAAGTCTTACAAGGGCAgttgaaaatatacaaattaatgaAGACGATAATGAGATAAG tatgttgcaagagaaagagagagagtttcaAGAAGTGTAA